A region from the Lycium barbarum isolate Lr01 chromosome 8, ASM1917538v2, whole genome shotgun sequence genome encodes:
- the LOC132607065 gene encoding GCN5-related N-acetyltransferase 8-like, translating to MAAAAPPPSPSPVPSVIGEDLIPSSQHQIFSRIRLATITDVPHIHKLIHQMAVFEKLTHLCSATESSLATTLFPPNSPPPFTSFTVFLLEVSKNPFNPISQNTPNFTPVLKTVNLDLPINDTEEEVFRTIDDDDDDVVVAGFVLFFPNYSTFLAKPGFYIEDIFVRECYRRKGFGKILLSAVAAQAAKMGYGRVEWVVLDWNVNAIKFYEEMGAEIMQEWKVCRLTGDALQAFASVNI from the coding sequence ATGGCCGCCGCCGCACCTCCACCTTCACCATCACCAGTCCCCTCCGTCATAGGTGAAGACTTAATCCCATCCAGCCAACACCAAATCTTTTCCCGTATCCGCCTCGCCACCATAACTGATGTTCCTCATATCCACAAACTCATCCACCAAATGGCCGTTTTTGAAAAACTCACTCATCTCTGTTCCGCTACTGAATCATCACTTGCCACTACTCTCTTCCCTCCCAACTCTCCTCCTCCTTTCACTTCCTTCACTGTTTTCCTTCTAGAAGTTTCCAAGAACCCTTTCAACCCAATTTCCCAAAATACCCCTAATTTCACCCCGGTGCTTAAAACTGTAAATCTTGATCTCCCGATTAATGACACTGAAGAGGAGGTGTTTAGGacaattgatgatgatgatgatgatgttgtggtTGCTGGGTTTGTGTTGTTTTTTCCTAATTATTCGACGTTTTTAGCGAAACCCGGGTTTTATATTGAGGATATATTTGTGAGGGAGTGTTATAGGAGGAAAGGTTTTGGGAAAATTTTGTTGTCTGCTGTGGCGGCACAGGCGGCTAAGATGGGATATGGGAGAGTGGAGTGGGTGGTTTTAGATTGGAATGTGAATGCTATTAAGTTTTATGAGGAAATGGGAGCGGAGATTATGCAAGAATGGAAGGTTTGTAGGTTGACTGGTGATGCTCTTCAAGCATTTGCCAGTGTTAACATTTGA
- the LOC132607066 gene encoding organelle RRM domain-containing protein 2, mitochondrial: MAFFSRIFSGSSMIIQSQFNSIRLNSTLTSPKLFVSGLSRYTSDENLKKAFEPFGSLTEAKVITDRATGRSKGFGFVSYETIEDADKAREGMNAKFLDGWVIFVDPAKPSMPRPPPPPPQDPMNFGITTNKTVGWTGR; the protein is encoded by the exons ATGGCATTCTTTAGTCGCATTTTCAGTGGATCTTCAATGATTATTCAATCACAATTTAATTCAATACGATTGAATTCAACTCTCACAAGTCCAAAGCTTTTTGTCAGTG GGCTTTCAAGATACACTAGTGATGAAAACCTCAAAAAAGCATTTGAACCATTTGGAAGTCTTACTGAGG CAAAAGTAATTACTGACAGAGCAACTGGGAGATCAAAGGGGTTCGGATTTGTTTCTTATGAAACAATAGAAGATGCAGATAAAGCTCGCGAAGGAATGAATGCTAAGTTCTTGGATGGCTGGGTAATTTTTGTTGACCCTGCGAAGCCAAGTATGCCTAGACCTCCACCGCCACCTCCACAAGATCCAATGAACTTTGGGATTACAACAAATAAGACCGTTGGTTGGACTGGCCGATGA
- the LOC132607067 gene encoding uncharacterized protein LOC132607067 — protein MAGSGGNPSSNQSSVSHQAPKILLAKPGLVSAGKFNRGGPGDDSAVHRPRLPAVGSLNLLSETWDFHTDRFLPFLTDNTDFTVVGVIGPPGVGKSTIMNEIYGFDASSPGILPPFAIETEETRDMAKHCTIGIEPRVSSERIILLDTQPVFSPSVLAEMIRPDGSSTIPIITGESLSAELGHELMSIQLGVLLASICHFILVVSEGVNDASMWQLMTTVDLLKHGIPDPSSLTLSHPQSSEKENRDKILDSGEEYMADPVFVHTKLRTEDLAPSNLVQLKKALTQFFCSSSFVTSENHNTGKESQVSAVPLNIHSADRESEFLKLFLIPSRNKDDSLKPQYESHISALWNLRDQVLSMRGPSFSRTVSERDWLKNSAKIWEIIRNSPIIVDYCRTLQSSGMFRR, from the coding sequence ATGGCGGGCAGTGGTGGAAACCCTAGTTCCAATCAGTCATCTGTGTCTCATCAAGCTCCCAAAATCCTATTAGCCAAACCTGGACTTGTTAGCGCCGGTAAGTTCAACCGTGGTGGCCCTGGCGATGATTCTGCAGTTCACCGCCCACGTCTTCCTGCCGTTGGATCTCTTAATCTTCTCTCTGAGACCTGGGATTTCCACACTGATCGTTTTCTGCCGTTTCTAACGGATAATACGGACTTTACAGTAGTGGGTGTGATTGGTCCTCCAGGGGTTGGGAAGTCGACGATAATGAACGAaatttatggttttgatgctagcTCACCTGGAATTCTTCCTCCTTTTGCTATAGAAACAGAAGAAACAAGGGATATGGCGAAACATTGTACGATTGGCATTGAACCACGAGTTTCCTCTGAACGGATTATACTGCTTGATACTCAGCCTGTTTTTAGCCCTTCAGTTTTGGCTGAAATGATTAGACCAGATGGCTCATCCACAATACCCATAATAACCGGTGAATCATTATCAGCTGAGTTAGGTCATGAACTGATGAGCATCCAACTTGGTGTTCTTCTTGCATCCATTTGTCACTTTATATTGGTGGTGTCAGAGGGAGTCAATGATGCAAGCATGTGGCAACTCATGACAACGGTTGATTTGCTAAAGCATGGTATACCTGATCCGTCCTCGTTAACCCTTTCTCATCCTCAAAGCTCTGAGAAAGAAAACAGAGACAAAATTCTAGACAGTGGAGAAGAGTACATGGCTGATCCAGTTTTTGTGCATACAAAGCTACGCACTGAAGATCTAGCACCaagtaaccttgttcaactgaagAAGGCACTCACACAATTCTTTTGCTCGTCATCTTTTGTGACATCAGAAAACCACAACACTGGCAAAGAGAGTCAAGTTTCTGCTGTTCCTCTTAACATTCATAGTGCTGATCGAGAATCTGAATTTTTGAAATTATTTCTAATACCATCTAGAAATAAAGACGATTCCTTGAAGCCACAGTATGAAAGCCACATTTCAGCATTATGGAATTTGCGGGATCAGGTTTTGTCAATGAGAGGTCCATCATTCTCAAGGACTGTGTCCGAGCGTGATTGGCTGAAAAATTCTGCCAAGATATGGGAAATTATTAGGAATTCTCCCATTATTGTGGACTACTGCAGAACTCTTCAAAGTTCAGGCATGTTTAGGAGGTAG